In one Trichlorobacter lovleyi SZ genomic region, the following are encoded:
- a CDS encoding TonB-dependent receptor plug domain-containing protein: MNRICSNKVLLILPILVCLTAMPLFAADDALEDLGIIEAQAESVVSASRSPRPASRIAENITVITADDIERLNAHTLAEVLQTVPGIQLDFLRTPGTFSFFNVQGALNTTVLVLVDGIRQNDFDQNMAIVGLIPVQQIERIEIIKGAASAAWGPALGGVINIITKSPDAERKFSGMVSGSTGSQFTADSRAEVSGTLDRFGYYLTVANLRSDGLTPNTGTNQNNLFTKLSYQLPHNGSLTFGLSYLTASPGLDEGETVSWGFVHDNNQYRRTNAYLKLNQPLTDRLTLELDSFLTNRDDHTKFGGLDGSGNLTFFNDYVVRDTNQGINARLRWGDYQKSLLLGLDYSHAWAINRDALSSDPPVYDRSWDRWGIYANGAYTVGQLTILPGARYDITGTSGDVTSLTLGATYQLAEHTLLRAYAAQGYTLPTPRADNKLQKIKTIQAGIESEALPFLWLKGTFFFNALRDSQSIGTVTTTNQQRQGIELEARTAPLYGLSLTSGYTYLDAWDSDTGQRLHTNYNQAVPPHTVKLALNYDNRELGLRGTVTGNYVWWNRDESTAARDTGMIWDLHLNWRLKSFYKLTPELFFSAHNLFNGVQTTDTELYTNAKRWFEGGLRVKF, encoded by the coding sequence TTGAACCGTATCTGCAGCAATAAAGTATTGTTGATTCTGCCGATACTGGTATGCCTTACGGCCATGCCGCTCTTTGCTGCCGATGATGCCCTGGAGGATCTGGGTATTATTGAGGCCCAGGCTGAATCGGTTGTCTCTGCCTCTCGCAGCCCCCGTCCCGCCTCCCGCATTGCAGAAAACATCACCGTCATCACTGCTGACGACATTGAACGCCTGAATGCCCATACCCTGGCAGAGGTGCTGCAGACCGTGCCGGGCATCCAGCTTGATTTTTTGCGCACCCCCGGCACATTCAGCTTCTTTAATGTCCAAGGTGCCTTGAATACCACGGTGCTGGTGCTGGTGGATGGTATCCGCCAGAATGATTTTGACCAGAACATGGCTATTGTTGGCCTGATTCCGGTGCAGCAGATTGAGCGGATCGAGATCATCAAAGGGGCAGCCTCAGCTGCCTGGGGACCGGCCCTGGGCGGGGTGATCAATATCATCACCAAATCCCCTGATGCTGAGCGCAAGTTCAGCGGCATGGTGTCCGGCTCCACTGGCTCTCAGTTCACCGCAGATTCCCGCGCAGAAGTCAGCGGCACCCTGGATCGTTTCGGCTATTATCTGACTGTTGCCAACCTGCGTTCCGATGGCCTGACCCCCAATACCGGCACCAACCAGAACAACCTGTTTACCAAACTCTCCTACCAGTTACCCCACAATGGCAGCCTTACCTTTGGCCTGTCCTACCTGACTGCCAGTCCGGGGCTGGATGAAGGGGAAACAGTGAGCTGGGGCTTTGTCCATGACAACAACCAGTATCGCCGCACCAATGCCTACCTGAAGCTTAACCAGCCCCTGACTGACCGGTTAACCCTGGAACTGGACAGCTTTCTGACCAACCGTGATGACCATACCAAGTTTGGCGGCTTGGATGGCTCAGGTAATCTGACCTTTTTTAATGACTATGTGGTGCGGGACACCAACCAGGGGATCAATGCCCGTCTGCGCTGGGGCGACTACCAGAAGAGCCTGCTGCTGGGGCTTGATTATAGCCATGCCTGGGCCATCAACAGGGATGCGTTAAGCAGTGATCCGCCAGTCTATGACCGGAGCTGGGACCGCTGGGGCATCTATGCAAATGGTGCCTATACGGTGGGACAACTGACCATTCTGCCCGGTGCCCGTTATGACATTACCGGCACCTCTGGCGATGTCACCAGCCTGACCCTGGGGGCCACCTATCAGCTGGCTGAACATACGTTGCTGCGGGCCTATGCTGCCCAGGGCTATACCCTGCCCACACCCCGTGCCGATAACAAGCTGCAAAAGATCAAGACCATTCAGGCCGGGATCGAGAGTGAGGCGCTGCCTTTTCTCTGGCTGAAGGGGACCTTTTTCTTTAATGCCCTGCGTGACAGCCAATCTATCGGTACCGTAACCACCACCAACCAGCAGCGCCAGGGGATTGAGCTGGAGGCCCGCACCGCGCCGCTGTACGGTCTTTCCCTGACCAGTGGCTATACCTACCTGGATGCCTGGGACAGTGATACTGGCCAGCGTCTGCACACCAACTATAATCAGGCGGTTCCGCCCCACACCGTGAAACTGGCCTTGAACTACGATAACCGTGAGCTGGGGCTGCGCGGTACTGTAACCGGTAACTATGTCTGGTGGAACAGGGATGAAAGCACTGCTGCCCGTGACACCGGCATGATCTGGGATCTGCATCTGAACTGGCGGTTGAAGTCATTTTATAAACTGACACCGGAGTTGTTCTTCTCTGCCCACAACCTGTTCAACGGTGTACAGACTACGGATACCGAGTTATACACCAATGCCAAGCGCTGGTTTGAAGGCGGCCTGCGGGTGAAGTTCTGA
- a CDS encoding ABC transporter substrate-binding protein, producing the protein MRRLVLCIVALALLVPSLARAYDLLVLQSKRNPAYDEMLKGFSERRNVSRRVIVLSDYAEVDVARIAREDRPTLILAVGDTALAAARKVRTIPVVALMSLDLRRLQAVQPNLTGIDMFVAPENYCNLLRQMKARRVGILYNPARNGWYLRQARQAAEKAGITLVAREVTDPRDTLTKLASLAGKVDALWMLPDVTAVTRETAEAYFHFSQQQAVPVVSFAANYLGLGAAAVFEIDRAALGRQANEMVTSLLDGDAVDSTSLRFPRGVVLKTNAGILRRLGASLEE; encoded by the coding sequence ATGCGGCGCCTGGTCCTGTGCATAGTCGCCCTGGCGTTGTTGGTTCCCTCATTGGCCCGGGCCTATGATCTGCTGGTACTGCAGAGCAAGCGCAATCCGGCGTATGACGAGATGCTGAAAGGGTTTAGCGAGAGACGGAACGTTTCCCGGCGGGTGATTGTGCTGTCCGACTATGCCGAGGTGGATGTGGCCCGGATTGCACGGGAGGACCGTCCGACATTGATCCTGGCTGTGGGAGATACGGCCCTGGCAGCGGCCCGCAAGGTGCGCACCATCCCGGTGGTGGCGCTGATGTCCCTTGATCTGCGCCGGTTGCAGGCCGTTCAGCCGAACCTGACCGGCATTGATATGTTTGTGGCACCGGAAAATTACTGCAATCTGCTGCGTCAGATGAAGGCGCGCCGGGTGGGAATCCTCTATAATCCTGCCAGAAACGGCTGGTACCTGCGCCAGGCGCGGCAGGCCGCCGAAAAGGCGGGTATCACGCTGGTGGCGCGCGAGGTGACCGATCCCCGCGATACCCTGACCAAGCTGGCGTCGCTGGCCGGCAAGGTGGATGCGCTCTGGATGCTGCCGGATGTCACGGCGGTAACCAGGGAAACGGCAGAGGCCTATTTCCATTTCAGCCAGCAGCAGGCGGTGCCGGTGGTGTCGTTTGCCGCCAACTATCTGGGGCTGGGAGCGGCGGCGGTGTTTGAGATTGATCGCGCAGCCCTGGGACGCCAGGCCAATGAGATGGTGACATCACTGCTTGACGGAGACGCTGTTGACAGTACCTCGTTACGCTTTCCCCGCGGCGTTGTACTCAAGACCAATGCCGGCATCCTGAGACGTCTGGGGGCATCCCTTGAAGAATGA
- a CDS encoding hybrid sensor histidine kinase/response regulator: MLRCAKWSNIRTRFQCKLFIIFTLLTFLIVSTLSTLFIIHEIKKSKKSAAAHLRLQVEYLAESIRLPLFAENAELLRQMAEQAARLPEVRAVVIRAPDGRVLAAVYPASATGSREEVLSQSIEVCSNPQAGSPIASLTDGLDTPSLLGSVRIERGTADMDRAVRKLIAWSVALALLFWLAVSLLSHLVLRQVTRSFNNLVSGIAALQDGDYGTLIEVDSDDEPGRAAAAVNGLARSLQQRSEENRQAREELLQAKSEAEAANTAKSEFLANMSHEIRTPMSGLIGNAQLLRLTQLNAEQTGYLTNIETDAKNLMSLINDVLDISKIEAGKLELESAPFSLRSCVAQLLKSQEARIAAKAIVLTHEIAADLPDSLFGDQLRLKQILYNLVGNAIKFTAKGEIRVKVELLERHDDKARFCFSVTDTGIGIRPEAREKIFAPFIQADASVTRRFGGTGLGLSICSRLVQQMGGGITVESEEGKGSTFSVTLPFLINSQPLPQQETLPQDRKLMWEGAPLRILLADDSETNCTMLSILLSRFGHSVTPAGDGAEVLQQWQKGGFDVVLMDIQMPVMDGMETTRVIREHERKNGGHLPIIALTAHALKETREHMLSAGFDGYVSKPIDLKLLHDEMRQVIVQDGKM; this comes from the coding sequence GTGCTACGATGTGCAAAATGGTCAAACATCCGTACCAGGTTTCAATGCAAGCTCTTCATCATCTTTACCCTGCTGACCTTTCTGATCGTCTCCACACTCAGTACCCTCTTTATTATCCATGAGATCAAAAAATCAAAAAAATCTGCGGCGGCACATCTCCGGCTGCAGGTAGAATATCTGGCTGAATCGATCCGGCTGCCGCTGTTTGCAGAAAATGCCGAGCTGCTGCGGCAGATGGCCGAGCAGGCCGCCCGGTTGCCGGAGGTCCGTGCGGTGGTGATCAGGGCCCCGGACGGCAGGGTCCTGGCAGCGGTCTATCCTGCGTCAGCGACCGGTAGCCGCGAGGAAGTGCTCAGTCAAAGCATCGAGGTCTGCAGCAATCCCCAGGCAGGTTCACCGATTGCGTCTCTGACCGATGGTCTTGATACGCCGTCGTTACTGGGCAGTGTGCGGATCGAACGGGGGACGGCCGATATGGACCGGGCTGTCCGCAAGCTGATTGCCTGGTCCGTGGCCCTGGCTCTGCTCTTCTGGCTGGCGGTTTCTTTACTGAGCCATCTGGTGCTGCGGCAGGTGACCCGTTCGTTCAATAATCTGGTGAGCGGTATTGCCGCCCTGCAGGATGGCGACTACGGCACTCTGATCGAGGTTGATTCCGATGATGAGCCGGGCCGTGCTGCGGCAGCAGTCAACGGCCTGGCTCGTTCGCTGCAGCAGCGCTCCGAGGAAAACAGGCAGGCCAGGGAAGAGCTGCTCCAGGCCAAGTCCGAAGCAGAGGCTGCCAATACCGCCAAATCTGAATTTCTGGCCAATATGAGCCATGAGATTCGTACCCCCATGAGCGGGCTGATCGGCAATGCCCAGCTGCTGCGCTTGACCCAGCTGAATGCTGAGCAGACGGGGTATCTTACCAACATTGAGACTGATGCGAAAAACCTGATGTCGTTAATTAACGACGTGCTGGATATCTCCAAGATTGAGGCCGGAAAACTTGAACTTGAGAGTGCGCCGTTCAGTCTGCGCAGTTGCGTTGCTCAACTGCTCAAGTCCCAGGAAGCGCGGATAGCCGCCAAGGCGATTGTGCTAACGCATGAAATCGCTGCCGATCTCCCTGACAGCCTGTTCGGCGATCAGTTGCGCCTCAAACAGATCCTGTACAACCTGGTGGGGAACGCCATCAAGTTTACCGCCAAAGGTGAGATACGGGTCAAGGTTGAGTTGCTGGAGCGCCATGATGACAAGGCCCGCTTCTGCTTCAGTGTTACTGACACCGGCATCGGTATCAGGCCGGAGGCGCGTGAGAAGATCTTCGCACCGTTTATACAGGCTGATGCCTCGGTGACCCGCCGTTTCGGCGGCACCGGCCTGGGGTTGTCGATCTGCAGCCGGCTTGTCCAGCAGATGGGAGGGGGGATAACTGTTGAGAGCGAGGAGGGGAAAGGCAGCACCTTCTCCGTCACCCTGCCGTTTCTGATCAACTCGCAGCCGCTGCCTCAGCAGGAAACGCTGCCGCAGGACCGAAAACTGATGTGGGAAGGGGCTCCATTACGGATCCTGCTGGCGGATGACAGCGAAACCAACTGCACCATGTTGAGTATTCTGCTCTCCCGCTTTGGCCATAGTGTCACCCCGGCAGGTGACGGGGCTGAAGTGTTGCAGCAATGGCAGAAGGGTGGTTTTGATGTTGTCCTGATGGATATTCAGATGCCGGTTATGGACGGCATGGAGACAACCCGGGTTATCAGGGAGCATGAAAGGAAAAACGGCGGGCATCTTCCCATTATCGCCCTGACGGCCCATGCGCTGAAAGAGACGCGGGAGCATATGTTAAGTGCCGGTTTTGACGGCTATGTTTCAAAGCCGATTGATCTGAAACTGCTGCATGATGAAATGCGGCAGGTGATTGTGCAGGATGGGAAGATGTAG
- the uvrC gene encoding excinuclease ABC subunit UvrC has translation MELRDSIRSFPTAPGVYLMRDATGTILYVGKARNLRQRVSNYFGATDGRPQVRFLMARVTSIEFTITDTEKEALLLENTLIKQHQPRYNLNLKDDKTFFSLRIDLTERFPRFTVVRKVSRDGARYFGPYASASAAREVLRQLQRMFPLRHYPLKTCLNRSRPCLYHQIGQCSAPCHNLITAEEYNLLVEGAVLFLEGKNKDLVSGFRQRMKEAAEGLHYEEAARWRDLLKAIDTTLEHQKMVSQGGDSDILGLAGNEDSLAIAVLFVRGGSLSGSTVLHGSGGLDTSDTLATFIQYYYGNERFIPDELLLPLSLDAGQSLEEWLSELKGKKVRLQQPKRGDKLNLVNLATRNAQAALAEKSATRQGIERTLAELQQKLALPRLPRRIECYDISTLQGRHSVGSGVAFLDGLPDKERYRRYRIRESQGQDDFGMLQEVFARRFSPERIEQWGLPDLVVVDGGIGQLNSTLSVLAELGLSERPAVVSLAKSRVKGDGKDIHVERTEERVFLPGRRNPVRLRQDSAPLKLLAAIRDEAHRFAIGYHRRLRDRETLRSALREIPGVGPKLERLLLTRFGSLEGIQNATVEELATVAGVSQELARLIKA, from the coding sequence ATGGAACTTCGCGACAGCATCCGCAGCTTTCCCACCGCCCCCGGCGTCTACCTGATGCGGGATGCAACCGGCACGATCCTCTATGTCGGCAAGGCCCGTAATCTGCGGCAGCGGGTCAGCAACTATTTCGGTGCGACCGATGGACGCCCCCAGGTCCGTTTCCTGATGGCACGGGTAACCTCGATTGAATTCACCATCACCGACACTGAAAAAGAGGCCCTGCTGCTTGAAAACACCCTGATCAAGCAACATCAGCCCCGCTACAACCTCAACCTCAAGGACGACAAGACCTTTTTTTCGCTGCGCATCGACCTCACTGAGCGTTTTCCCCGCTTCACGGTGGTACGCAAGGTCAGCCGTGACGGCGCGCGCTACTTCGGTCCCTACGCCTCTGCCAGTGCGGCACGGGAGGTGCTGCGTCAACTGCAGCGGATGTTTCCGCTGCGCCACTACCCGTTGAAAACCTGCCTGAACCGTTCCCGACCCTGCCTGTATCACCAGATCGGCCAGTGCAGCGCCCCCTGCCATAACCTGATCACAGCCGAAGAATACAACCTGCTGGTGGAGGGGGCCGTCCTGTTTCTGGAAGGAAAGAACAAAGATCTGGTGAGCGGCTTCAGACAACGGATGAAGGAGGCCGCCGAGGGGCTGCACTATGAGGAGGCTGCCCGCTGGCGCGATCTGCTCAAGGCAATTGATACCACCCTGGAACACCAGAAGATGGTCAGCCAGGGGGGCGACAGCGACATCCTCGGGCTGGCCGGCAACGAAGACAGTCTGGCTATTGCCGTACTGTTCGTGCGGGGCGGCAGCCTGTCCGGCAGCACGGTCCTGCATGGCTCGGGCGGACTTGATACCAGCGACACCCTGGCAACCTTTATCCAGTATTATTACGGCAACGAGCGTTTTATCCCCGACGAACTGCTGCTGCCGCTCAGCCTTGACGCCGGGCAGTCCCTGGAAGAGTGGCTGAGCGAGCTGAAGGGCAAAAAGGTACGTTTGCAGCAGCCCAAACGTGGCGACAAACTCAACCTGGTCAATCTGGCAACCCGCAATGCCCAGGCGGCGTTGGCTGAAAAATCAGCAACCCGGCAGGGCATTGAGCGAACCCTTGCAGAGCTGCAGCAGAAACTCGCATTGCCCCGGCTGCCCCGCCGGATTGAGTGCTACGACATCTCCACCCTGCAGGGGCGTCATTCCGTCGGTAGCGGCGTCGCCTTCCTGGATGGCTTGCCTGACAAGGAACGCTACCGGCGCTACCGGATCAGGGAGAGCCAGGGGCAGGACGACTTCGGGATGCTGCAGGAGGTCTTTGCCCGGCGCTTCAGCCCGGAACGGATTGAACAATGGGGCCTGCCGGATCTGGTGGTGGTGGATGGCGGCATCGGACAGCTGAACAGCACCCTGTCCGTACTCGCCGAGTTGGGACTCTCGGAACGGCCGGCAGTTGTCTCACTGGCAAAAAGCAGGGTCAAAGGTGACGGCAAAGATATTCATGTCGAGCGGACTGAAGAACGGGTCTTTCTGCCGGGCCGCCGCAACCCGGTCAGGTTGCGCCAGGACTCGGCCCCGCTGAAGCTGCTGGCAGCTATCCGGGACGAGGCGCACCGTTTTGCCATCGGCTATCACCGCCGCCTGCGGGACAGGGAAACGCTACGCTCAGCCCTGCGGGAGATACCCGGTGTCGGGCCGAAACTGGAGCGGCTGCTCCTGACGCGGTTTGGTTCTTTGGAAGGGATACAAAATGCCACGGTTGAGGAACTTGCCACCGTGGCAGGGGTCAGCCAGGAACTGGCGCGATTGATTAAGGCCTAA
- a CDS encoding ammonium transporter: MELSPLTPLKQSGDVLFLMLGAVMVFAMHAGFAFLEVGSVRKKSQVNAFVKILTDWSVSTVVYFLIGFPLAYGISFLKPADQLMQGAMGYDLVHYFFLLCFAACIPAIISGGIAERAKFWPQVIAGAIFAGLCYPLFESLIWGKNAALLQGVFKSIGGLEFHDYAGSVVVHSIGGWIALPAVILLGARKGRYQHGKSHPLPISNIPFLALGSWILAVGWFGFNVMSAGNLEKISGLVAVNSLMAMVGGVLAALVAGRNDPGFVHNGALAGLIAVCAGSDLMHPLGALVTGAIAAVIFVYGFQFEQEKLKIDDVLGVWPLHGVIGTWGGIAAGIFGQKIFGGMGNVSFVSQLAGSLTAVLFAVASGLVVYGALAKTVGIRMHEEDEYNGPDLAIHKIGAYPEDHIR; the protein is encoded by the coding sequence ATGGAGTTGTCACCCCTTACCCCCCTGAAACAAAGCGGAGATGTCCTGTTTTTGATGCTTGGTGCCGTGATGGTCTTTGCCATGCACGCCGGATTCGCCTTTCTTGAGGTGGGATCGGTCCGTAAAAAGAGCCAGGTCAATGCTTTTGTAAAGATCCTGACCGACTGGTCCGTTTCGACCGTCGTCTATTTTTTGATCGGCTTTCCGCTGGCCTACGGTATCTCGTTTCTGAAACCGGCTGATCAGCTGATGCAGGGTGCCATGGGCTATGACCTGGTGCATTACTTTTTTCTGCTCTGCTTTGCCGCCTGTATCCCGGCCATTATTTCAGGCGGTATTGCCGAGCGGGCCAAGTTCTGGCCCCAGGTGATCGCCGGGGCGATCTTTGCCGGCCTGTGCTATCCCCTGTTCGAGTCGCTGATCTGGGGCAAGAACGCTGCACTGCTGCAAGGGGTCTTTAAATCAATCGGCGGGCTTGAATTCCATGATTATGCCGGATCAGTGGTGGTACACTCCATTGGCGGCTGGATCGCGCTGCCGGCGGTGATCCTGCTGGGGGCGCGGAAAGGGCGCTATCAACATGGCAAATCCCACCCGCTGCCGATCAGCAATATCCCGTTTCTGGCGCTGGGATCCTGGATTCTGGCGGTAGGCTGGTTCGGCTTCAATGTGATGAGTGCCGGCAACCTTGAAAAGATCTCGGGTCTGGTGGCAGTCAACTCCCTGATGGCCATGGTGGGTGGCGTGCTGGCGGCTCTGGTGGCCGGACGTAATGACCCCGGCTTTGTGCATAACGGCGCACTGGCCGGCCTGATTGCAGTCTGTGCCGGCAGTGACCTGATGCACCCGCTGGGGGCGCTGGTAACCGGGGCAATCGCAGCGGTTATCTTTGTGTATGGCTTCCAGTTTGAGCAGGAAAAACTGAAGATCGATGACGTACTGGGGGTCTGGCCGCTGCATGGTGTGATCGGCACCTGGGGAGGGATTGCCGCCGGTATCTTTGGCCAGAAAATATTTGGCGGGATGGGTAACGTCAGCTTTGTCTCCCAGTTGGCCGGTTCCCTGACAGCGGTACTGTTTGCCGTTGCCAGCGGCC